A region of the Arachis hypogaea cultivar Tifrunner chromosome 15, arahy.Tifrunner.gnm2.J5K5, whole genome shotgun sequence genome:
ACTTCTAATCAATAGATTGTGTCTCATGTAAATAGAAATCTATGGCTGAGATTGAAGCGAGGGTGAGTGAGAATGTGATGGAAGCATGTGCAAGAACAACAACTATTAAAAGATGTGTCTTCACATCATCACTCTTAGCTTGTGTGTGGCAACAACAAAATCCAGAGTCACAAGATGCTCCAATTACTATTAACCATACCTCATGGACAAATGAATCACTATGCAAAGAAAAGAAGGTATACTACTAATTTTACTTGATTAATTATTATGACATTAATTAGgaattctttttaaataaataatttaaatatttaattcacAGATAtagataatttataatatatttattaattttcatttCGTTACAATAAAcgaaatatatgtattttttaaattttatatatctcGTTTGCAAACAAAATAAAGCCAAATAAAATTGTgttttatttcgtttacagtgtaaacaagatgAAATATAAACAATCTTaattcgtttacactgtaaataaaatatgtaaaagaatataaattaacaaatatgttataaattatttatatccgtaaataaaatgtttaaattatttatttaaaaaatctctATTAATTAatggatatttatttatttatttattattatatatggcaGTTATGGTATGCATTGGGAAAAGTGAGAGCTGAGAAGGCTGCATGGAGAATAGCAAACGAAAGGGGTTTGAAGCTCACTACCATATGTCCAGCACTCATTACAGGCCCTGATTTTTGTCGTAGTAATCCAACATCTACTATTGCATATCTCAAAGGTACACACTTCAATTTCTAATCAAACTTTCTTGtccaatttattattattgtttttttggtTACATTTGATATTGGTGTAAGCTAATTTACAAAAAGTTTAAAGCCTATCGAAGATAGAAAAATGGATAAATGATTATACTTTTAACATATTATTTCACATCCGATCTTCTTTTTGagtttgtataaatattttttagagaAATTCTAATAgactaataatttttaacattttttattattatttgaccagtataaaatactaaattatttttaacaaataaattttattaatttatatatacaaaacTCAAATAAGTGCAAAaggtcaaaaataataatatttattagtcatataatattactttttatttataggttttttctttcttttagtttgtATTAAACTGAATTTTTTTGTCAACAATGATCGAATTTTAGCCTTTTagatcataaaattttttatattatatatcataaaaCTACATGTCTCAAAAATTTAatcgaatagaaaaaaaaatatatgaataattatatctttagTAGATATTTTCTAATTTCAATAAATTGTTATGTTTAATATTACATCATATAAAATATAAGAGTATTGAGTatcatataataattatttaaatgacATATATATCATCTAATCTCAAAGATTGTTAACTATATTCTTCGGATACCTTAATTAGTAGTCACTCTAGAACATTCTATTCCTATAACGCCTAATAGAAtctaagaattttaaaatatatacgaAAATGCAGGTGCCCAAGAAATGTATTGTCATGGTTTGATAGCAACAGTTGACGTAACAAAATTGGCTGAAGCTCATGCAATTGTTTTCAAGGCAATGAATAGCACTGCTTCTGGCAGATACATTTGTTTTGATAAATTAATTGATAACCAAACTGAGGCAGAAATTTTGGCCAAAGAAATTGGGATGCCCAAACATAAGATTTGTGGGGATTCATCATCTATCAATTGTTCCTCATTGCATAGATTTATGAAAATCTCAAATGACAAGTTAAACAGACTCATGTCAGGTCCAATTAGGTGTTACAATCAACATTATTGTTAGGAATGGAATCATGCTTACTATCTATGATATGctatgttttaaattttaatcatagCTTATGTTTATGGCTTAAGAGATTAGAAGAGGGGAAAAAATAGACGAgccatattttttagtttttctttttagtAATTAATGCCTTAATACCTGTATTCATTTATAACTTTTTTATGTAATAATATGTAATCCTATTCAATTTTGTGCCAATAATAATTGTTAGCTAGCTAAGCATGAGGATatatatagtttcaaataattgaatttagctatAATCTTAGAGATGTAATTTTGGAGAAGAATTTACTTGACCAACATTTTGTTTTGAGTGAATACCTTACCCAGCCCTGATAATAATATCGAAAGAACAACGAAgcccccaagaaaaaaaaaacacctaatcTGGTCCCTGATctttttttttgggactgattagtccctgtgccaaaaaaaCAACATTGACTGTTTTTTGGCACAGGAGCCTCGTTGTCCTTTTGAGGTAATTGTCAGGAGTcgagttgattttttttttgtcaaggacctcgttgtctttcgagataattgtcaggggctgttttgagttttttcttttgtttttcgttGACAAGAGGATAAAACAAAATCCAATGAGAAAGAAGAGTACATATGGAAAGtatccattttttttaaatttaattttaatatattgtttGTATAAAAAATTGAGTAAAGGATAAATTCGTCTCAAACTTTTTTtttcgcggacattttcgtctccGAGAATTGAAAAATACTTTCATGTCCCTGACCCTCTGAAAAAGTGGTCATATTTACCCCTCCGTTAGAGTTGCTCCGTTTGGCCTGACGGAAAACGGTGAGTGGCTCCCGTGGTGCTGACCTGGCCGTTACGGGCTGCCACGTGGGATGGGCTTTTGAAAAGAGGACGTATTAGTCCTCAGGAACCAAAACGT
Encoded here:
- the LOC112751389 gene encoding cinnamoyl-CoA reductase-like SNL6 produces the protein MGVVRSWESRQAELESFCRRLVADTTTIHRRKDLEPQPKNNLFGDYDEEEERNTLVCVTSGVSYLGLALVNKLLQKGYSVRITIENPEDIEKVREMKESREGNGKLEVVMGKLSDVDSLLNAFEGCHGVFHTSAFTDPAGLSGYTKSMAEIEARVSENVMEACARTTTIKRCVFTSSLLACVWQQQNPESQDAPITINHTSWTNESLCKEKKLWYALGKVRAEKAAWRIANERGLKLTTICPALITGPDFCRSNPTSTIAYLKGAQEMYCHGLIATVDVTKLAEAHAIVFKAMNSTASGRYICFDKLIDNQTEAEILAKEIGMPKHKICGDSSSINCSSLHRFMKISNDKLNRLMSGPIRCYNQHYC